The Ciconia boyciana chromosome 2, ASM3463844v1, whole genome shotgun sequence genome has a segment encoding these proteins:
- the NRN1 gene encoding neuritin, with amino-acid sequence MGLKLNGRYISLILAVQIAYLVQAVRAAGRCDAVFRGFSDCLLRLGDNMANYPQDLDDKRNLQTICAYWDDFHACTLTALTDCQEGATDLWEKLRRESKNLDFQGSLFELCGGGSGAAPSLLPPALPLLLAALWAALVTWLPF; translated from the exons ATGGGACTTAAGTTGAACGGCAGATATATTTCTCTGATCCTTGCTGTACAGATAG cgTACCTGGTGCAGGCGGTGAGAGCGGCGGGGCGGTGCGATGCGGTCTTTAGGGGCTTCTCGGACTGTTTGCTGCGGCTGGGCGATAACATGGCCAACTACCCGCAGGACCTGGACGACAAGAGAAATCTCCAAACGATCTGCGC gTACTGGGATGATTTCCACGCCTGCACCCTCACAGCGCTCACCGATTGCCAGGAAGGAGCGACAGACCTCTGGGAGAAATTGAGACGGGAATCCAAAAACCTCGATTTCCAAGGCAGCTTATTTGAACTGTGCGGaggcggcagcggcgcggcACCGTCCCTCCTCCCGCCGGCTTTGCCCCTGCTGCTGGCGGCTCTGTGGGCCGCGCTAGTGACCTGGCTGCCTTTCTAG